One genomic window of uncultured delta proteobacterium includes the following:
- a CDS encoding conserved hypothetical protein (Evidence 4 : Homologs of previously reported genes of unknown function) has product MARPGFTICVCPDRYLVRAHIEETLQTVAPESGGLLGGPSATSWERHAFWGDDPLPPAFWEHLTLQGLFATPKAVIVHNAQNIPADAWKKISAALSSPNAETWPFFCLYVAFERGKPKIPAHIASLACMRFAEQKGWIWSSQGLDERSKTLFVQAEAKKRSLAFAPGALEAVVPRLPLDATAIGTEMDKLALAATEGRITADLAAILDHETEPDVFSLIRNLQQRRGSLAVWEQALASERGSDSMAFAFLAMLTREARQLWQISLGEPVRLPPQILSAKTAIARSLGPAGIAKLWHLALEADKGVKTGERTPDQALDNLLASLSLLFSPPGQSR; this is encoded by the coding sequence ATGGCACGCCCCGGCTTTACCATCTGCGTGTGTCCGGACAGGTATCTTGTCCGGGCGCATATCGAGGAAACCCTTCAAACCGTCGCGCCGGAAAGCGGCGGCCTGCTCGGCGGCCCTTCCGCCACATCGTGGGAACGCCATGCCTTCTGGGGCGATGACCCTCTTCCCCCGGCTTTCTGGGAGCACCTGACGCTGCAGGGGCTGTTCGCAACGCCCAAGGCCGTCATCGTCCATAACGCCCAGAACATCCCGGCGGACGCCTGGAAGAAAATTTCCGCCGCCTTGAGCTCCCCCAACGCCGAGACTTGGCCGTTCTTCTGCCTGTATGTCGCCTTCGAACGGGGCAAACCCAAAATTCCCGCGCATATCGCAAGCCTCGCCTGCATGCGGTTCGCGGAACAAAAGGGCTGGATCTGGTCCTCCCAAGGCCTTGATGAACGGAGCAAAACGCTTTTCGTCCAGGCCGAGGCCAAAAAACGCAGCCTCGCCTTCGCCCCCGGCGCCCTGGAAGCGGTGGTCCCTCGCCTGCCCCTGGACGCCACGGCCATCGGCACGGAAATGGACAAACTGGCTCTTGCCGCGACGGAGGGCCGCATAACGGCGGATCTCGCCGCCATCCTGGACCATGAAACCGAACCGGACGTTTTTTCCCTCATCCGCAACCTGCAACAACGGCGCGGCTCCCTCGCCGTGTGGGAGCAGGCACTGGCCTCGGAGCGCGGTTCCGACTCCATGGCCTTCGCCTTCCTCGCCATGCTGACGCGGGAAGCCCGCCAGTTGTGGCAGATCAGCCTTGGAGAACCCGTACGGTTGCCGCCGCAGATTTTGTCCGCAAAGACCGCCATCGCCCGCTCCCTCGGGCCGGCGGGCATAGCCAAGCTCTGGCACCTCGCTCTGGAAGCGGACAAGGGCGTCAAGACCGGGGAGAGAACGCCCGACCAGGCGCTGGACAACCTCCTTGCCTCCCTTTCCCTTCTCTTTTCGCCACCGGGGCAAAGCAGGTAG
- a CDS encoding DNA repair protein RadC — protein MMQHAHGHRERLRERLKAASHALADYEVLELLLGHVLLRRDTKPLAKELLARFGSLRGVLDARVQELTAVPGFGPALEAYWVLLREVMARYTESPARRRTELCSPQAVASMARMRLAASDHEEFWVAFLDTQNHLIAWEMAAKGSVHTVPLYPRDVMARALTLKASSVILVHNHPGGSPKPSGADIDLTQKVREAGEVLGIRVTDHVIVTDDACYSLVEDCIISRR, from the coding sequence ATGATGCAGCACGCGCACGGACACCGCGAGCGCCTTCGTGAACGCCTGAAAGCGGCAAGCCATGCCCTGGCGGATTACGAGGTGCTGGAACTTCTCCTCGGGCACGTCCTTCTCCGGCGGGATACGAAACCGCTGGCCAAGGAGTTGCTCGCGCGGTTCGGGTCCTTACGCGGCGTGCTGGACGCCCGGGTGCAGGAACTGACGGCTGTTCCGGGGTTTGGTCCCGCGCTTGAGGCTTACTGGGTCCTGCTCCGTGAGGTCATGGCCCGGTATACTGAATCCCCCGCCCGGCGACGAACGGAACTGTGCTCGCCCCAGGCCGTGGCGAGCATGGCGAGGATGCGCCTTGCCGCCAGCGACCATGAGGAGTTCTGGGTGGCGTTTCTGGATACCCAGAACCACCTTATCGCTTGGGAAATGGCCGCGAAAGGCTCGGTACACACCGTGCCGCTCTATCCCAGGGATGTTATGGCGCGCGCCCTGACCCTTAAAGCTTCCAGTGTGATTCTGGTCCATAACCACCCGGGCGGGAGCCCGAAGCCCTCGGGCGCCGACATCGACCTGACGCAAAAGGTCCGGGAAGCGGGCGAGGTGCTGGGAATACGGGTAACGGACCATGTAATCGTCACGGATGACGCCTGCTACAGCCTTGTGGAAGATTGTATCATATCCCGGCGGTAG
- the lon gene encoding Lon protease produces the protein MTDDIFRPGDDKEPLAMSPSDNTIATPPVTAEDSEGHTPPDFPNVLPVLPVRDIVLFNYMILPLHVGREASVKAVDAALNGSRYLFVLTQKDEAVDEPGPDDLYTTGTVVMVMRMLKMPDNRLKLLVQGVSRAKADTFVEKDGYLEASISPLAEPDDFPLTVKVEAMMRAAREQCEKILAMRGMASPEIVTVLSGLDHPGRLADLIASNLRLKIEDAQAILECLDPIERLSMVNKHLSKEVEVTNMQAKIQESAREGMDKAQRDYFLREQLKAIRKELGDFDSEDADLDELAEALEKAKLPKDVKKEADKQLKRLATMHGESSEATVTRTYLEWLAELPWSKLSRDRLSIPKAEEILAEDHYGLDKVKERILEFLSVRKLNPKSKGPILCFVGPPGVGKTSLGRSIAKAMGRKFQRMSLGGMRDEAEIRGHRRTYVGALPGRIIQTLRTAGTRNPVIMLDEIDKIGADFRGDPSSALLEVLDPEQNFSFSDHYLNVPFDLSKVMFICTANNLETIPGPLRDRMEIIRIPGYTMQEKLVIARRFLLPRQIRENGLTPKDMTMADAVMQSIIEGYTREAGLRNLEREVGSVCRKLARRKAEGVKGPFAVTPAMVHEFLGAPRFSEEEREKVLTPGVAMGLAWTPFGGEVLSIEVSTMKGKGKLTLTGQLGDVMKESAQAAVSYARANAETLGIDPCFTDNLDIHLHVPAGATPKDGPSAGVTIATALVSALSGKPVNPALCMTGEITLRGRVLPIGGVKEKILAGVARGFTDVIIPKQNMKDLEDIPKDLLEKIAVHPAVLLEDVFGLAFAATIKKAKAKGTPPSRKAASVPKRKAKGVKLEKEKRVG, from the coding sequence ATGACTGACGATATATTCCGGCCCGGCGATGACAAGGAGCCTCTCGCCATGAGCCCGTCTGATAATACGATCGCTACGCCGCCCGTCACCGCGGAGGACTCCGAAGGGCATACGCCCCCGGATTTTCCCAATGTGCTGCCCGTACTGCCCGTACGCGACATCGTGCTTTTCAATTATATGATCCTGCCGCTGCATGTGGGGCGCGAAGCTTCCGTCAAGGCGGTGGACGCCGCCCTCAACGGCAGCCGCTATCTTTTCGTGCTGACGCAGAAGGATGAAGCGGTCGACGAACCCGGCCCCGACGACCTGTACACCACGGGGACCGTGGTCATGGTCATGCGCATGCTCAAAATGCCCGACAACCGGCTGAAGCTTCTGGTTCAGGGCGTAAGCCGCGCAAAGGCCGACACCTTTGTGGAAAAGGACGGGTACCTGGAGGCTTCCATCTCCCCCCTGGCCGAACCGGACGACTTCCCCCTCACCGTCAAGGTAGAGGCCATGATGCGGGCCGCGCGCGAACAGTGCGAAAAAATCCTCGCCATGCGGGGCATGGCCTCGCCGGAAATCGTCACCGTGCTTTCCGGCCTGGACCATCCGGGACGGCTGGCGGACCTTATCGCCTCCAACCTGCGCCTGAAAATAGAAGACGCCCAGGCCATCCTCGAATGTCTCGACCCCATCGAACGCCTTTCCATGGTCAACAAACACCTCTCCAAGGAGGTGGAAGTGACCAACATGCAGGCCAAGATCCAGGAAAGCGCCCGCGAAGGCATGGACAAGGCCCAGCGCGACTACTTCCTGCGCGAGCAGCTCAAAGCCATCCGCAAGGAACTGGGAGACTTCGACTCCGAGGACGCGGACCTGGATGAACTCGCCGAGGCCCTGGAAAAGGCCAAGCTTCCCAAGGACGTAAAAAAGGAAGCGGACAAACAGTTGAAACGCCTGGCCACCATGCACGGCGAATCATCCGAGGCCACGGTTACCCGGACCTACCTGGAATGGCTCGCCGAGCTGCCGTGGAGCAAGCTTTCCCGCGACCGCCTGAGCATCCCCAAGGCCGAGGAAATCCTGGCCGAGGACCATTACGGGCTGGACAAGGTCAAGGAGCGCATCCTTGAATTTTTGTCCGTGCGCAAGCTCAACCCCAAATCCAAGGGGCCGATTCTCTGTTTCGTGGGCCCTCCGGGGGTGGGGAAAACCTCGCTCGGCCGTTCCATCGCCAAAGCCATGGGCCGCAAATTCCAGCGGATGTCCCTGGGCGGCATGCGCGACGAGGCGGAAATACGCGGGCACAGACGCACATACGTGGGCGCGCTTCCGGGGCGCATCATCCAGACGCTGCGGACCGCGGGAACACGCAACCCCGTAATAATGCTCGATGAAATAGACAAGATCGGCGCGGATTTTCGTGGCGACCCCTCTTCCGCGCTCCTGGAAGTGCTCGACCCGGAACAGAACTTCTCGTTCAGCGACCACTACCTCAACGTGCCCTTCGACTTGTCCAAGGTCATGTTCATCTGCACGGCGAACAATCTGGAAACCATCCCCGGCCCCCTGCGCGACAGGATGGAGATCATCCGGATACCGGGCTACACCATGCAGGAAAAACTGGTTATCGCGCGGCGCTTCCTTCTGCCCCGGCAGATACGGGAAAACGGCCTTACCCCCAAGGATATGACCATGGCCGACGCGGTCATGCAATCCATCATCGAAGGCTATACCCGTGAAGCGGGCCTCAGAAACCTGGAGCGCGAAGTCGGTTCCGTGTGCCGCAAACTCGCCCGCAGAAAGGCGGAAGGCGTCAAAGGCCCCTTTGCCGTCACCCCGGCGATGGTGCACGAATTCCTCGGCGCGCCGCGTTTTTCCGAGGAAGAGCGCGAAAAGGTGCTTACCCCCGGCGTCGCCATGGGGCTCGCCTGGACGCCGTTTGGCGGCGAAGTGCTGAGCATCGAAGTCTCGACCATGAAAGGCAAGGGCAAACTCACCCTGACCGGGCAGCTCGGCGACGTGATGAAGGAAAGCGCCCAGGCGGCCGTTTCCTACGCGCGGGCCAACGCGGAAACGTTGGGCATCGATCCCTGCTTCACGGACAATCTGGATATCCACCTCCACGTCCCGGCGGGCGCCACGCCCAAAGACGGCCCCAGCGCCGGGGTGACCATCGCGACGGCCCTGGTTTCCGCCCTTTCGGGCAAGCCCGTGAACCCGGCGCTCTGCATGACCGGGGAGATAACCCTGCGCGGCAGAGTGCTGCCCATCGGCGGCGTGAAGGAAAAAATCCTGGCGGGCGTTGCCCGGGGCTTCACGGACGTCATCATCCCCAAACAGAACATGAAAGACCTTGAGGATATTCCCAAGGATCTCCTTGAAAAAATCGCCGTGCATCCCGCCGTGCTGCTTGAGGACGTGTTCGGCCTGGCGTTCGCGGCAACGATCAAAAAAGCCAAAGCCAAGGGCACGCCGCCGTCCCGGAAGGCCGCGAGCGTTCCCAAGCGCAAGGCCAAGGGCGTGAAGCTGGAAAAAGAAAAACGCGTGGGATAG
- a CDS encoding exported hypothetical protein (Evidence 5 : No homology to any previously reported sequences) — protein MSSNAAAALAVAAASTSKAVIGGQIVTKTLDTLNRTAPSKGKGKYSSGGGDMAASYDFNKSVLSSVYSAKGAIASMKG, from the coding sequence ATGAGCAGCAATGCAGCAGCGGCGCTGGCGGTGGCTGCCGCCAGCACGAGCAAGGCGGTCATCGGCGGGCAGATCGTGACCAAGACGCTGGATACCCTGAACAGGACGGCGCCCAGCAAGGGCAAAGGCAAGTACAGCAGCGGCGGCGGCGATATGGCCGCCAGCTACGACTTCAACAAGTCGGTGCTTTCGTCCGTTTACAGCGCCAAGGGCGCCATCGCGTCGATGAAGGGCTGA
- a CDS encoding conserved hypothetical protein (Evidence 4 : Homologs of previously reported genes of unknown function): MTRELVKVFAAFSPVEEACREALERAARGAVGCDEPWLFREDGLVRISWAGIWFPLEDALDALRMALPPEAEGKLDYLDLEAWTLTRCLWRGGAFDIQTRGLNHVLEYSGH; the protein is encoded by the coding sequence GTTCGCCGCCTTTTCCCCCGTGGAAGAGGCCTGCCGCGAGGCCCTGGAACGGGCCGCGCGCGGCGCCGTGGGGTGCGACGAGCCGTGGCTTTTCCGGGAAGACGGCCTCGTGCGCATCTCCTGGGCGGGAATCTGGTTTCCCCTGGAAGACGCGCTCGACGCGTTGCGGATGGCCCTGCCCCCCGAGGCCGAAGGCAAGCTGGATTATCTGGATCTGGAAGCCTGGACCCTGACGCGCTGCCTGTGGCGCGGCGGGGCGTTTGATATCCAGACGCGCGGCTTGAACCATGTGCTGGAGTATTCCGGCCACTAG